Below is a genomic region from Ketobacter sp. MCCC 1A13808.
CAAGCAGGATTCTGTGCAAACCCGTTGCGCCTCCCTTTATCCCCAGGCACTGGTCATACATCGCCTCGATTGCGCCACTTCCGGTGTTATGCTTTTCGCCAAAACAAAAGCCGCCCAAAGCGAACTCAGCCGTCAGTTCCGCGACCGCGAAACCGAAAAAGAATACCACGCAGTCACCTATGGCGATTGCCCGGCAGCCGAAGGGGAAATTGATTTCCCACTGATCACTGACTGGCCCAACCGCCCCCGACAAAAGATTTGCTACCAAACAGGCAAGCCGTCACTGACCCGGTATCAGCTCTTGAAACACTCGACTTCCGGCAATTGTCTGCGGCTAACGCCGGTAACCGGACGGTCGCACCAGCTACGGGTACATATGATGGCCATCGGCATGCCCATTGTTGGCGACACACTCTATGCGCCAGCGCACATCGCCCAAATGAGCCCGCGCCTGATGTTGCATGCTTATCGACTGAGCTTCACCCACCCGCGGCAGGGACAGCGCATTCGCATGGAAGCCCCCCTACCCTTTTAAGCGCAACCCTTTTATGTCCCCAATCCGTTTCATTTGCCCGCCAGGGTTCATAAGGTTAGGATAAATCGTATACCTAGAGAGGGCATTTCTATGGCACAGAAAGACTTCTTTGTATTTGATGACTTATTTGGTAATTCCGGCGTGCAGCGGGTCGAACTTATTGAGCTCGAAGACGGAGAGATCCTGTGGGTGAAACACTATTACACTCCGGACCAGGCAGGAGCGCTGTTTTCTCAATTATATCAGCAGGTTCCCTGGCGACAGGACCAAATACGCATCGCCGGAAAAATGACGTCACTACCCCGTCTGCAGGCTTGGTTCGCAGACCCGGGTATACACTATGGTTATTCCGGTATCGCCATGGAACCCCTTCCCTGGATCGATTGTCTGAGGACCATCAAGCAGGATCTCGAAGCGTACAGTGACAACCATTTTAATAGTGTGCTGGCGAATCTTTATCGAAATCAACATGATAGCGTAAGCTGGCATGCTGATAACGAGACGGAATTGGGAACTAATCCCACTATTGCTTCGCTGTCACTGGGCGGCACCCGGGAATTCCAGCTAAAACACCGCCTGCATCCCAGCAAGAAACTGAAAATTCCGATGCAGAGCGGAGACTTAATGATCATGAAAGGGGGACTTCAACATCATTGGTTACATCAGATTCCAAAAAGCAAAACACCTTCTGAACCGCGCATCAATCTCACATTCCGGCGAATTCTGGATACCGGTTCTAGCAAATAGAGGTGCGTTTCAATCCCAGTCGAATTACAATTCGCGTCCTAACAAACCTGAAAGTAAACAAATTCCCAGTATGAAGTTTTTCATCAGAACCATTGTCGGATGTATCCTTTTGAGCATAATCGCAACGCACAGCCCCGCCTATGCAGATGGCAAGTCGCATGACAACCACGAAATCAAGGAAAAGGTCATTCTTGGCTGGCTTGAGTTTATGTGGCTAAAACCGTGGCAGATAAAAACCAAAGCCAAACTGGACACAGGTGCCAAGACCAGCTCCATACATGCCAAAAACATTGAGCATTTTGATAAGGACGGCCAGCCTTGGGTGCGCTTTCAGTTTGGCAGCAGCACCAAACTCAGCAATAACAAATACAAACCCGGTAAAAGCAAAAAAGTGGTGACCATCGAAGCCCCGCTCTACCGCAAAGTGATTATCAAGCAACACAAGCGGTCCAACGTCGAACGCCCCGTGGTGATGTTGCCGTTCATCATGGGCGGTGTTGAATATACAGCTCAATTCACCCTGACCGATCGCAGTAAGTTTCTCTATCCGGTACTATTGGGCAGGCGTTTTCTGAAGGACATCGCTATTATTGACCCCGACAACACGTATTTGCGAACTTCAAACGAGGCGTATACCCGTCTGGATATCGATGGAAAAGAATTGACTACGACGGCGGCTGATAACGAAACTGATAATCAGAATACGCCCGCGAAAGAAGACAAAGATAGCCAAACCGATCAAAGCGAACATAGAAAAACTTAAATGACAAAACACAAAATCAGCATCATAGCTCTCGTATTGACGGCTATCGCCCTTAGCTTGGCCTATTACAAGCACAAATCTCTTGGCTTGCCGCTGCTCCCGTCACAGCAATCCGATGTGTGGACAGTAGAAGCCAAATTACAGTTTAAAGCCAACGGAGGCCCGGCAAAAGCCAGTTTCTATGTGCCCCGGGATCCGCCTGGATTTGTGAAACTGAACGAAGACTTCATTTCCAGTAATTACGGTCTGGCAACGGAACGAGACGACGTTAACCAGCAAGCGTTGTGGGCTGTACGCCGCGCCAAAGGCAAACAAGTGCTGTATTACAGGATGGAGTTCACCCGGGATTCCTCGCCCTATGAAAGGAATACCTCGCCCCGCCCTCCGTATCCTTCGGTTCCCATCTATGAAGAGCCCCTGGGCTCAGCGGTTCGGGCAGTACTAAAAGATGTGCGCTCACATTCTGCAGACATAGTGACCTTCACCCGCGAACTGCTGTTGCGACTGAACAACCCCAAGCCCGACCAAAACATCTCGCTGATTAATAAAACCGGGCGTGGCTCGGTGGAATGGGTGCGCCAGCTGATCGATATATTGGCCGGAGCGCGTATACCTGCCCGAATTGTCTATGTATTGCCGCTACAGGATCTGGTTAAACACGGCACCCTGGTGCCCTGGATTGAAGTACACAACGATTTTGAATGGGTACCCTTCGACCCGGTGAGTGGTCAACAAGGGTTTCGTGACGATATTCTTGTCTGGCGCACCGGCGATGATCCTCTCGTGACCATAGCCGGCGGACAGCCTGCAGAAGTGGACTTTTCGATCTCACGACACGCGCTGTCACAAGTGTCAATCGCAGAACAGTGGGCCCGTCAAACCAACTCCCGCCTCATGGATTTTTCGTTGTTCGCATTGCCGGTACAAACCCAGAATGTGTACCGGATTATCCTGATGGTGCCGCTCGGTGCGCTGGTCATCGTGATACTCAGAAACTTGGTGGGGCTGGCTACATTCGGAACCTTTATGCCGGTCCTGATTGCCCTGGCTTTTCGGGAAACGTCCCTTATGTGGGGAGTGATTCTGTTCACCGCGCTGGTGATCGTCGGACTTACGTTGCGGCTTTACCTGGAAAAACTCAAACTATTATTAGTACCCAGGCTGGCCGCCGTACTCACCATTGTCATTATGTTGATAGCCTTTTTCAGCATTAT
It encodes:
- a CDS encoding RluA family pseudouridine synthase, translating into MIEILFEDDQLLVVNKPPGVLSVPGRGPDKQDSVQTRCASLYPQALVIHRLDCATSGVMLFAKTKAAQSELSRQFRDRETEKEYHAVTYGDCPAAEGEIDFPLITDWPNRPRQKICYQTGKPSLTRYQLLKHSTSGNCLRLTPVTGRSHQLRVHMMAIGMPIVGDTLYAPAHIAQMSPRLMLHAYRLSFTHPRQGQRIRMEAPLPF
- a CDS encoding alpha-ketoglutarate-dependent dioxygenase AlkB family protein, encoding MAQKDFFVFDDLFGNSGVQRVELIELEDGEILWVKHYYTPDQAGALFSQLYQQVPWRQDQIRIAGKMTSLPRLQAWFADPGIHYGYSGIAMEPLPWIDCLRTIKQDLEAYSDNHFNSVLANLYRNQHDSVSWHADNETELGTNPTIASLSLGGTREFQLKHRLHPSKKLKIPMQSGDLMIMKGGLQHHWLHQIPKSKTPSEPRINLTFRRILDTGSSK
- a CDS encoding ATP-dependent zinc protease, encoding MSIIATHSPAYADGKSHDNHEIKEKVILGWLEFMWLKPWQIKTKAKLDTGAKTSSIHAKNIEHFDKDGQPWVRFQFGSSTKLSNNKYKPGKSKKVVTIEAPLYRKVIIKQHKRSNVERPVVMLPFIMGGVEYTAQFTLTDRSKFLYPVLLGRRFLKDIAIIDPDNTYLRTSNEAYTRLDIDGKELTTTAADNETDNQNTPAKEDKDSQTDQSEHRKT
- a CDS encoding inactive transglutaminase family protein, whose protein sequence is MTKHKISIIALVLTAIALSLAYYKHKSLGLPLLPSQQSDVWTVEAKLQFKANGGPAKASFYVPRDPPGFVKLNEDFISSNYGLATERDDVNQQALWAVRRAKGKQVLYYRMEFTRDSSPYERNTSPRPPYPSVPIYEEPLGSAVRAVLKDVRSHSADIVTFTRELLLRLNNPKPDQNISLINKTGRGSVEWVRQLIDILAGARIPARIVYVLPLQDLVKHGTLVPWIEVHNDFEWVPFDPVSGQQGFRDDILVWRTGDDPLVTIAGGQPAEVDFSISRHALSQVSIAEQWARQTNSRLMDFSLFALPVQTQNVYRIILMVPLGALVIVILRNLVGLATFGTFMPVLIALAFRETSLMWGVILFTALVIVGLTLRLYLEKLKLLLVPRLAAVLTIVIMLIAFFSIISVQLELERGLSVALFPVVILAMTIERMSIVLEENGTQEAIKLGMGSMFSAIIGYLVMTNPQLGHIIFVFPECLLIVLAITLVLGRYTGYRLLELWRFRSLIKEADKI